A genome region from Nocardioides cynanchi includes the following:
- a CDS encoding nucleoside-diphosphate sugar epimerase/dehydratase, protein MSEELFSAMDLIKALRRFRLVLKAGYDALAWAAATAVATLLRYTDPSVAPWRHAAVMAAALAIVYFALALVVRTISGRAPTASLEEMLLITALALMSGLVVFFGNLGHVYVARSVPIGATLCFLVAAGLGRGVWRSLVVRPPASGSPTSSRVLVVGAGDAGRDLVGSMLREAGSEWHPVGFVDDDRAKRHLRVRGVPVLGEIARLSELIERFRAEVVVVAIPSASSALISRIADSCRSAGVPVKVLPSAVELLRDDVGIRDIRDINLSDFLGRKQVDTDVASIAGYITRRRVLVTGAGGSIGSELCRQIAAFGPSELIMLDRDESALHAVQLSLTGRAMLDGRDVVLCDIRDARAVREIFMTRRPEVVFHAAALKHLPMLEQYPGEALKTNVVGTENVLAAAAMADVSRLVNISTDKAANPISVLGYSKRLAERITAAYAGTANRSYLSVRFGNVLGSRGSVLTTFAEQIANGGPITVTDPDVTRYFMTIEEACQLVVQAGAIGRPGEALVLDMGKPVKILDVVNRLIALHHRRVRIEYTGLRHGEKLHEDLFGDLEPRDVRPWHALISHVPVDAIDLDLVGALSGSGRRGDVIDAMARASADGCRSGSSDPFAELDDTVGLEPAVGHRRHQG, encoded by the coding sequence TTGAGTGAGGAGCTGTTCTCGGCAATGGATCTGATCAAGGCTCTGCGGCGTTTCCGCCTGGTGCTGAAGGCGGGTTACGACGCGCTGGCCTGGGCTGCGGCCACGGCTGTCGCGACGCTCCTGCGCTACACAGATCCCTCGGTGGCGCCCTGGCGCCACGCAGCCGTGATGGCGGCCGCCCTGGCGATCGTCTACTTCGCCCTGGCGCTGGTGGTGCGGACCATCTCGGGACGCGCTCCCACCGCCAGCCTCGAGGAGATGCTGCTGATCACCGCCCTGGCACTGATGTCGGGGCTCGTGGTCTTCTTCGGCAACCTGGGGCACGTCTACGTTGCCCGCTCGGTCCCGATCGGGGCGACCCTGTGCTTCCTGGTGGCAGCCGGGCTCGGGCGAGGCGTGTGGCGCTCCCTCGTGGTGCGCCCGCCCGCGAGCGGCTCGCCCACGTCGTCCCGAGTGTTGGTGGTCGGGGCCGGCGACGCCGGTCGTGACCTGGTCGGCTCGATGCTGCGTGAGGCCGGGAGCGAGTGGCACCCGGTCGGTTTCGTGGACGACGACCGGGCCAAGCGTCACCTTCGCGTCCGCGGCGTCCCGGTGCTCGGCGAGATCGCGCGGCTCTCCGAGCTGATCGAGCGGTTCCGGGCCGAGGTCGTGGTGGTGGCCATCCCGAGCGCCTCGTCGGCCCTGATCTCGCGGATCGCGGACTCCTGCCGCTCGGCCGGGGTGCCGGTCAAGGTGCTCCCGTCGGCGGTCGAGCTGCTGCGCGACGACGTCGGCATCCGTGACATCCGCGACATCAACCTGAGCGACTTCCTCGGGCGCAAGCAGGTCGACACCGACGTGGCGTCGATCGCGGGCTACATCACCCGCCGGCGGGTGCTCGTCACCGGCGCGGGCGGCTCGATCGGTTCCGAGCTCTGCCGGCAGATCGCGGCGTTCGGGCCGTCGGAGCTGATCATGCTCGACCGCGACGAGTCGGCGCTCCACGCGGTGCAGCTGTCCCTGACCGGACGGGCGATGCTGGACGGTCGCGACGTCGTGCTCTGCGACATCCGTGACGCCCGCGCGGTGCGCGAGATCTTCATGACCCGGCGCCCCGAGGTGGTCTTCCACGCCGCGGCGCTCAAGCATCTGCCGATGCTCGAGCAGTACCCCGGAGAGGCGCTGAAGACCAACGTCGTCGGCACCGAGAACGTGCTCGCCGCCGCGGCCATGGCCGACGTGTCCCGGCTCGTGAACATCTCCACCGACAAGGCAGCCAACCCGATCAGCGTGCTCGGCTACTCCAAGCGGCTCGCGGAGCGGATCACGGCCGCCTATGCCGGTACGGCGAACCGCAGCTACCTCTCGGTCCGCTTCGGAAACGTGCTCGGCAGCCGGGGCTCGGTGCTGACGACGTTCGCCGAGCAGATCGCGAACGGCGGCCCGATCACTGTGACCGACCCCGACGTGACCCGCTACTTCATGACCATCGAGGAGGCCTGCCAGCTGGTGGTGCAGGCCGGAGCGATCGGCCGACCCGGTGAGGCCCTGGTGCTCGACATGGGCAAGCCGGTGAAGATCCTCGACGTGGTCAACCGGCTGATCGCCCTGCACCACCGACGGGTGCGCATCGAGTACACCGGCCTGCGGCACGGCGAGAAGCTGCACGAGGACCTGTTCGGCGACCTCGAGCCTCGCGACGTCCGGCCGTGGCACGCGCTAATCTCCCACGTCCCGGTCGACGCGATCGATCTCGACCTGGTGGGCGCACTGAGCGGCAGCGGCCGCCGCGGCGACGTGATCGACGCGATGGCGCGGGCCTCCGCCGACGGTTGCCGGTCAGGCTCGTCGGACCCCTTCGCCGAGCTCGACGACACGGTCGGGCTGGAGCCGGCCGTCGGACATCGGCGCCATCAGGGCTGA
- the rfbA gene encoding glucose-1-phosphate thymidylyltransferase RfbA yields the protein MRGIILAGGTGSRLHPITQAVSKQLVPVYDKPMIYYPLSTLMLAGIREVLVITTPHESESFRRLLGDGSPYGIEISYAVQPSPDGLAQAFLIGADHIAGEPVALALGDNIFYGPGLGSKLRRFSDIDGAAIFGYRVADPSAYGVVTFGADGRATSLEEKPARPRSRYAVPGLYFYGGDVVDEARTLRPSARGELEITDLNRRYLEAGRLQVEVMQRGTAWLDTGTVESLHAAGSFVQAIEERQGLKIGCPEEVAWRMGFLDDDGLRARAEALSTSGYGAYLAALLEEGLGQ from the coding sequence ATGCGCGGCATCATCCTGGCCGGCGGGACCGGCTCCCGTCTCCACCCGATCACCCAGGCCGTGAGCAAGCAGCTGGTGCCGGTCTACGACAAGCCGATGATCTACTACCCGCTCTCGACCCTGATGCTCGCCGGGATCCGCGAGGTCCTGGTGATCACCACGCCCCACGAGTCAGAGTCGTTCCGTCGGCTGCTCGGTGACGGCTCGCCGTACGGCATCGAGATCAGCTACGCCGTTCAACCGTCGCCGGACGGCCTCGCCCAGGCCTTCCTGATCGGTGCCGACCACATCGCCGGCGAGCCGGTCGCGCTCGCGCTCGGCGACAACATCTTCTACGGGCCGGGCCTCGGCTCGAAGCTGCGGCGTTTCTCCGACATCGACGGTGCGGCGATCTTCGGCTACCGCGTGGCCGACCCGTCGGCGTACGGCGTGGTGACCTTCGGCGCCGACGGCCGGGCCACCTCGCTGGAGGAGAAGCCCGCTCGACCGCGCAGCCGGTACGCCGTACCGGGGCTGTACTTCTACGGCGGCGACGTCGTCGACGAGGCCCGCACATTGCGGCCCTCGGCGCGCGGCGAGCTCGAGATCACCGACCTGAACCGGCGCTACCTCGAGGCGGGTCGACTCCAGGTCGAGGTGATGCAGCGAGGCACGGCCTGGCTGGACACCGGCACGGTCGAGTCGCTGCACGCCGCCGGCAGCTTCGTGCAGGCGATCGAGGAGCGGCAGGGCCTGAAGATCGGCTGCCCCGAGGAGGTCGCCTGGCGGATGGGCTTCCTCGACGACGACGGGCTGCGGGCCCGCGCCGAGGCGCTGAGCACGAGCGGGTACGGCGCGTACCTCGCCGCCCTGCTGGAGGAGGGGCTGGGTCAGTAG
- a CDS encoding helix-turn-helix domain-containing protein, translating into MAKNKVGKTVESLGDYLREQRVSARLTLRQLAEQTGVSNPYLSQIERGLRRPSAEVLQQLAKALRISAEQLYLRAGIVSPDDGIGGSVELAVLGDSSLTERQKQTLLDVYASFLALNAGQDAT; encoded by the coding sequence GTGGCAAAGAACAAGGTGGGCAAGACCGTCGAGAGTCTCGGCGACTACTTGCGCGAGCAGCGGGTCTCGGCCCGGCTCACCCTCCGTCAGCTCGCCGAGCAGACGGGTGTTTCGAACCCCTATCTGAGCCAGATCGAGCGCGGTCTGCGCCGCCCGTCGGCCGAGGTGCTCCAGCAGCTGGCCAAGGCGCTGCGGATCTCGGCCGAGCAGCTCTACCTCCGGGCCGGCATCGTCAGCCCGGACGACGGCATCGGCGGCTCGGTCGAGCTGGCGGTCCTCGGGGACTCCTCCCTGACCGAGCGGCAGAAGCAGACCCTGCTCGATGTGTACGCGTCCTTCCTCGCGTTGAACGCGGGTCAGGACGCCACCTGA
- a CDS encoding sulfite exporter TauE/SafE family protein yields MGDWLTASFFSIIAAGFFVGTIVGLTGMGGGALMTPALIFLGVGDASTVVTADLTAAAIYKTGGAITHAKEGAPNWTLARWLITGSVPFALAGPWIIHRVAGSADQLDTLLKECIGFALLFAALTYALRIYVNLRRVRGGGPSVDPDPTIRPLVTVAVGALGGLLVGVTSVGSGSVIMISLVMLYPGLSALRLVGTDLVQAVPLVIAAAISNIILNGLDWHILIPLVIGSLPGSILGSRIAPRVPQSYIRRGIVVVLTMSGLALLDKSGWAPLGAGDDQTHPVLIALVGVAMIVVMPLIWGLLRKGQGLPMFGAPTVAELDGPVPLPPAEPSGIAGTDDRPHVP; encoded by the coding sequence ATGGGTGACTGGCTCACTGCTTCGTTCTTCTCGATCATCGCTGCCGGCTTCTTCGTCGGCACCATCGTCGGCCTGACCGGCATGGGCGGTGGCGCCCTGATGACGCCCGCCCTGATCTTCCTCGGGGTCGGCGACGCCTCGACGGTGGTCACCGCCGACCTGACCGCTGCCGCGATCTACAAGACCGGTGGTGCGATCACGCACGCCAAGGAGGGGGCGCCCAACTGGACGCTCGCCCGCTGGCTGATCACCGGCTCGGTGCCCTTCGCGCTCGCGGGTCCCTGGATCATCCACCGGGTGGCCGGGTCCGCCGACCAGCTCGACACCCTGCTGAAGGAGTGCATCGGCTTCGCGCTGCTCTTCGCGGCTCTCACCTACGCCCTGCGGATCTACGTGAACCTGCGGCGCGTGCGCGGCGGCGGCCCCTCCGTGGATCCCGATCCCACGATCCGTCCCTTGGTCACCGTCGCCGTCGGCGCCCTCGGAGGCCTGCTGGTGGGAGTCACCAGCGTCGGCTCCGGGTCGGTGATCATGATCTCGCTGGTCATGCTCTACCCCGGGCTCTCCGCGCTCCGACTGGTCGGCACCGACCTCGTCCAGGCCGTGCCCCTCGTCATCGCCGCCGCCATCTCCAACATCATCCTGAACGGTCTCGACTGGCACATCCTGATCCCGCTGGTCATCGGCTCGCTGCCCGGCAGCATCCTCGGCAGCCGGATCGCTCCGCGGGTGCCCCAGTCCTACATCCGTCGAGGCATCGTGGTCGTGCTGACCATGTCGGGGCTCGCCCTGCTCGACAAGTCAGGCTGGGCGCCGCTCGGCGCCGGTGACGACCAGACGCATCCCGTGCTGATCGCCCTGGTCGGTGTCGCCATGATCGTCGTGATGCCGTTGATCTGGGGGCTTCTCCGCAAGGGCCAAGGCCTGCCGATGTTCGGCGCCCCGACGGTGGCCGAGCTGGACGGGCCGGTGCCCCTGCCCCCGGCGGAACCCTCGGGCATCGCCGGCACCGACGACCGACCACACGTGCCGTAG
- a CDS encoding sugar nucleotide-binding protein has protein sequence MAGPVLEQTAIPGLLVLRLDLRRDDRGWFVESWQRAKMTALGLPDFGPVQANVAFNATRGTTRGLHAEPWDKLVTVVTGRAYGAWVDLRDGDTFGTTHTVDLEPGTAVFVPRGVGNGYQTLEDATTYTYLVNDHWRPGPDYLAVDLADPALAIAWPVPRAEQTLSDRDRSAPPLTEISPVPRPAPLVLGADGQLGRALLEALPGARGVSRAELDVSDPDGLEAWSWGQHDLVLNAAAYTAVDRAESPDGRRSAWAVNAGAPAALARLSARHGFTLVHYSSDYVFDGTRPEHDEDEPLSPLGVYGQSKAAGDLAVAVAPRHYLIRTSWVVGEGANFVRTMARLADAGVSPSVVADQTGRLSFADEIARATRHLLGRQAPYGTYHVSNGGPPMSWAEVAREVFRSRGRDPRDVREISTEEYAAGRPVALRPASSLLSTRRIEATGFEPSDARTALRSYAASLA, from the coding sequence ATGGCCGGACCCGTCCTGGAGCAGACCGCGATCCCCGGGCTGCTCGTGCTGCGGCTCGACCTGCGCCGGGACGACCGCGGCTGGTTCGTCGAGTCCTGGCAGCGGGCCAAGATGACCGCGCTCGGGCTCCCGGACTTCGGTCCCGTGCAGGCCAACGTCGCCTTCAACGCGACCCGCGGCACGACGCGGGGCCTGCACGCCGAGCCGTGGGACAAGCTGGTCACCGTCGTCACCGGACGCGCGTACGGCGCCTGGGTGGACCTGCGTGACGGCGACACGTTCGGCACCACCCACACCGTCGACCTCGAGCCGGGCACGGCGGTCTTCGTGCCGCGCGGGGTGGGCAACGGCTACCAGACGCTCGAGGACGCCACGACCTACACCTACCTGGTCAACGACCACTGGCGCCCGGGCCCGGACTACCTCGCGGTGGACCTCGCGGACCCGGCGCTGGCGATCGCCTGGCCGGTCCCCCGGGCCGAGCAGACGCTGTCCGACCGCGACCGGTCGGCACCGCCGCTGACCGAGATCTCGCCGGTGCCGCGGCCGGCGCCCCTCGTCCTGGGCGCCGACGGGCAGCTGGGCCGCGCCCTGCTCGAGGCGCTCCCCGGGGCCCGGGGGGTGTCCAGGGCCGAGCTCGACGTGAGCGACCCTGACGGGCTCGAGGCGTGGTCCTGGGGGCAGCACGACCTGGTGCTCAACGCCGCGGCGTACACCGCCGTCGACCGTGCCGAGTCGCCCGACGGCCGGCGGTCGGCCTGGGCGGTCAACGCGGGCGCACCTGCTGCCCTGGCCCGCCTGTCGGCCCGGCACGGGTTCACGCTGGTCCACTACTCCAGCGACTACGTCTTCGACGGCACCCGTCCCGAGCACGACGAGGACGAGCCACTCTCACCACTCGGCGTCTACGGCCAGTCGAAGGCGGCCGGTGACCTCGCCGTCGCCGTTGCCCCCCGCCACTACCTGATCCGGACGTCGTGGGTGGTCGGCGAAGGAGCCAACTTCGTGCGGACCATGGCCCGCCTCGCCGACGCGGGGGTCTCGCCCTCGGTGGTCGCCGACCAGACAGGCCGGCTGAGCTTCGCCGACGAGATCGCCCGAGCGACCCGTCACCTGCTCGGCCGGCAGGCGCCGTACGGCACCTACCACGTCAGCAACGGTGGCCCGCCGATGTCGTGGGCCGAGGTGGCGCGCGAGGTGTTCCGGAGCCGCGGGCGCGATCCACGAGACGTGCGGGAGATCAGCACCGAGGAGTACGCCGCGGGGCGACCGGTCGCGCTCCGGCCGGCCAGCAGTCTCCTGTCGACGCGTCGGATCGAGGCGACCGGCTTCGAGCCCTCCGACGCGCGGACGGCGCTCCGGTCCTACGCGGCCTCGCTGGCCTGA
- the cysC gene encoding adenylyl-sulfate kinase has product MPQHCPSPRELADLELLTGGAFTPVSGFNEPGSPITLELPEELRGQEVELVDPEGLPLARLSADGTVEPLTHAQHGPFRRLHLSPAHVREQYAGSTFVPVVDALTTDEIDRLREVGTPVVLLALTGPGTPELSTVALLRASLAAAGHLPDAAVVAVPLASHGDPSVDHELGIHVVAAYAGPDPVLALGDTDGDYPEDIAAIVEGDQPGPDRQGLVLFFTGLSGSGKSTVAQAVIDSLLEQGERSITSLDGDVVRRNLSAGLTFSRADRETNIRRIGWVAAEISRHGGVAVCSPIAPFDRTRQDVRAMTEAAGGAFFLVHVATPLEECERRDRKGMYAKARRGEIPDFTGISSPYEPPDDADLRIDTTGRSIEDCRDEVLDALVAAGRVAGPGGPVVEPATSVVERSRDHDPVVEPAASVVERSRDQDPLRVLFVCTANICRSPYLELRARQLLGPDSGVEVSSAGTHGFDASPVSDTMAAEFARHGTDVEAFRSRAATGELVDAADLVLTAEASHRTRLLEDRPAAFRKIFTLGQFVASAQAADPSLRGRELIEALANRRVAASPAHDIDDPYRRGPEAARRAAVTMEALLEVAVDRLRRPAPTDRTS; this is encoded by the coding sequence ATGCCCCAACACTGCCCGAGCCCCCGGGAGCTGGCCGACCTCGAGCTGCTCACCGGCGGGGCGTTCACTCCGGTCAGCGGCTTCAACGAGCCGGGTTCGCCGATCACCCTCGAGCTCCCCGAGGAGCTGCGCGGGCAGGAGGTCGAGCTGGTCGACCCCGAAGGGCTGCCATTGGCCCGGCTCTCGGCGGACGGCACGGTCGAGCCGCTCACCCACGCCCAGCACGGACCGTTCCGCCGGCTCCACCTGAGCCCGGCCCACGTGCGCGAGCAGTACGCCGGGTCCACCTTCGTCCCGGTCGTCGACGCGCTCACCACCGACGAGATCGACCGGCTCCGCGAGGTCGGCACGCCGGTCGTGCTGCTCGCGCTGACCGGACCGGGCACCCCGGAGCTCTCGACCGTGGCGCTGCTCCGGGCGTCGCTGGCGGCCGCCGGGCACCTGCCGGACGCCGCGGTGGTCGCCGTACCCCTCGCCTCACACGGCGACCCGTCGGTCGACCACGAGCTCGGGATCCACGTCGTGGCCGCCTACGCCGGACCCGACCCGGTGCTCGCCCTGGGCGACACCGACGGCGACTACCCCGAAGACATCGCGGCGATCGTCGAGGGCGACCAGCCGGGCCCGGACCGCCAGGGTCTCGTCCTGTTCTTCACCGGCCTCTCCGGCAGCGGCAAGTCGACCGTCGCCCAGGCGGTCATCGACTCCCTGCTCGAGCAGGGAGAGCGCAGCATCACCTCCCTGGACGGCGACGTCGTCCGCCGCAACCTCTCGGCCGGGCTGACCTTCAGCCGGGCCGATCGTGAGACCAACATCCGCCGGATCGGCTGGGTGGCGGCGGAGATCTCCCGGCACGGCGGGGTCGCGGTGTGCAGCCCGATCGCGCCGTTCGACCGGACCCGGCAGGACGTGCGAGCGATGACGGAGGCCGCCGGAGGGGCTTTCTTCCTGGTCCACGTCGCGACGCCGCTCGAGGAGTGCGAGCGCCGCGACCGCAAGGGCATGTACGCCAAGGCCCGGCGCGGCGAGATCCCCGACTTCACCGGGATCTCCTCCCCTTACGAGCCGCCCGACGACGCCGACCTGCGCATCGACACCACGGGCCGCTCCATCGAGGACTGCCGCGACGAGGTGCTCGATGCCCTGGTGGCGGCCGGCCGCGTGGCCGGCCCGGGCGGCCCGGTGGTCGAGCCGGCAACCTCGGTGGTCGAGCGGAGTCGAGACCACGACCCGGTGGTCGAGCCGGCAGCCTCGGTGGTCGAGCGGAGTCGAGACCAAGACCCGCTCCGCGTCCTCTTCGTGTGTACGGCGAACATCTGCCGCTCGCCGTACCTCGAGCTCCGCGCCCGTCAGCTGCTCGGGCCCGACTCGGGGGTGGAGGTGAGCAGCGCCGGGACCCACGGGTTCGACGCGTCACCGGTCAGCGACACCATGGCCGCGGAGTTCGCCCGGCACGGCACCGACGTGGAGGCCTTCCGCAGCCGAGCCGCGACCGGTGAGCTGGTCGACGCCGCCGACCTGGTGCTCACCGCCGAGGCGAGCCATCGGACCCGGCTGCTGGAGGACCGTCCGGCGGCGTTCCGGAAGATCTTCACGCTCGGGCAGTTCGTGGCCAGCGCCCAGGCGGCCGACCCGTCGCTGCGCGGCCGCGAGCTGATCGAGGCTCTTGCGAACCGGCGGGTCGCCGCCTCGCCGGCCCACGACATCGACGACCCCTACCGGCGTGGCCCCGAGGCTGCCCGGCGGGCCGCCGTCACCATGGAGGCACTGCTCGAGGTGGCCGTCGACCGGCTGCGGAGACCTGCACCGACCGACCGGACGAGCTGA
- the rfbB gene encoding dTDP-glucose 4,6-dehydratase, with the protein MDRLLVTGGAGFIGANFVRHVIEHTDARVTVLDKLTYAASREALADLPPDRIDLVIGDVADAGLVDPLVAAHDTVVHLAAETHNDSSLDDPTPFVMTNVVGTFTLLQAVRKHDVRLHHVSTDEVYGDLALDDPKRFTEDTPYRPSSPYSATKAGSDHLVRAWVRSFGLRATISNCSNNYGHWQHVEKFIPRQITEVLEGRRPRLYGDGRQVRDWIHADDHSSALVAILERGRIGETYLVGADGERSNRDVVRLLLRLMGRPEDDFELVNDRAGHDVRYAIESGKLRLELGWQPRFSDFEAGLSDTVDWYRSHRQWWAPHKRATEAAYAAKGQ; encoded by the coding sequence ATGGACCGCTTGCTCGTCACCGGCGGCGCCGGCTTCATCGGCGCCAACTTCGTCCGGCACGTGATCGAGCACACGGATGCGCGGGTGACCGTCCTCGACAAGCTGACCTACGCGGCCAGCCGTGAGGCTCTCGCCGACCTGCCGCCCGACCGGATCGACCTGGTCATCGGCGACGTCGCCGATGCCGGGCTGGTCGACCCGCTCGTGGCCGCGCACGACACCGTGGTCCACCTGGCCGCCGAGACCCACAACGACAGCTCCCTGGACGACCCCACGCCGTTCGTGATGACCAACGTGGTCGGCACCTTCACCCTGCTCCAGGCGGTGCGCAAGCACGACGTCCGGCTCCACCACGTGTCCACGGACGAGGTGTACGGCGACCTCGCGCTCGACGACCCGAAGCGCTTCACCGAGGACACGCCGTACCGACCGAGCAGCCCCTACTCCGCGACCAAGGCCGGCTCCGACCACCTGGTCCGGGCGTGGGTGCGCAGCTTCGGCCTGCGGGCGACGATCTCCAACTGCTCCAACAACTACGGGCACTGGCAGCACGTCGAGAAGTTCATCCCGCGCCAGATCACCGAGGTGCTCGAAGGGCGGCGCCCGCGGTTGTACGGCGACGGCCGCCAGGTCCGCGACTGGATCCACGCCGACGACCACAGCTCGGCCCTGGTCGCCATCCTCGAGCGCGGCCGGATCGGTGAGACCTACCTGGTCGGCGCCGACGGCGAGCGCAGCAACCGCGACGTCGTCCGCCTGCTCCTGCGCCTGATGGGACGCCCCGAGGACGACTTCGAGCTGGTCAACGACCGGGCCGGGCACGATGTCCGCTACGCCATCGAGTCCGGCAAGCTGCGTCTCGAGCTCGGCTGGCAGCCGCGCTTCTCCGACTTCGAGGCCGGGCTCTCCGACACGGTCGACTGGTACCGCTCGCACCGGCAGTGGTGGGCGCCGCACAAGCGGGCGACCGAGGCGGCGTACGCCGCGAAGGGTCAGTGA
- a CDS encoding asparaginase encodes MSAVVPVAEIVRSGFVEGHHYGSVVALEPDGSVAWAVGDVASPILPRSCNKPVQALGMLRAGLDLPPDLLALACASHSGEPFHIEGVRRILTAAGLSEADLRTPPDYPLDDEARDRLIRDGGSRAPVLMNCSGKHAAMLATCVANGWPTATYLDADHPLQQALAATFGELTGERVAVTAVDGCGAPLFSASLTGLARAFRALALGVDGSGAPDPASARIADAIRSHPAYVSGTNRDERALLTAIPGAIGKAGAECCYVVALGDGRAFALKADDGAARVRPVLMAEALRRTPGLLDDPAVDAEAVRRTGVLTLLGGGVPVGEIRACY; translated from the coding sequence GTGAGTGCCGTGGTCCCGGTCGCGGAGATCGTCCGGAGCGGCTTCGTCGAGGGCCATCACTACGGCTCCGTGGTCGCCCTGGAGCCCGACGGCTCGGTCGCCTGGGCGGTCGGCGACGTCGCGAGCCCGATCCTGCCCCGCTCCTGCAACAAGCCGGTCCAGGCCCTCGGCATGCTCCGGGCCGGGCTCGACCTGCCGCCGGACCTGCTCGCCCTCGCCTGCGCCTCGCACTCGGGGGAGCCCTTCCACATCGAGGGCGTACGCCGGATCCTGACGGCCGCCGGACTCTCCGAGGCCGATCTGCGGACGCCGCCGGACTACCCCCTCGACGACGAGGCCCGTGACCGGCTGATCCGCGACGGGGGCTCGAGGGCGCCGGTCCTGATGAACTGCTCCGGCAAGCACGCCGCGATGCTGGCGACCTGCGTGGCCAACGGCTGGCCGACCGCGACCTACCTCGACGCCGACCATCCGCTGCAGCAGGCATTGGCGGCGACCTTCGGCGAGCTCACCGGTGAGCGGGTCGCGGTGACCGCCGTGGACGGCTGCGGTGCGCCCCTGTTCTCGGCGTCCCTGACCGGCCTGGCCCGCGCCTTCCGGGCCCTCGCCCTCGGGGTCGACGGGAGCGGAGCGCCGGACCCCGCGAGTGCCCGGATCGCCGACGCCATCCGTAGCCACCCCGCCTACGTGTCGGGGACCAACCGCGACGAACGAGCCCTGTTGACGGCCATCCCCGGCGCGATCGGCAAGGCCGGCGCCGAGTGCTGCTACGTCGTCGCCCTCGGCGACGGTCGTGCGTTCGCCCTCAAGGCCGACGACGGCGCCGCCAGGGTCCGGCCGGTGCTGATGGCCGAAGCGCTGCGTCGTACCCCCGGGCTGCTCGACGACCCGGCCGTCGACGCCGAGGCGGTACGCCGGACCGGGGTGCTCACGCTGCTAGGCGGCGGTGTCCCGGTGGGCGAGATCCGCGCCTGCTACTAG
- a CDS encoding sulfite exporter TauE/SafE family protein, which translates to MGDWLTSDFFSIIGAGFLVGIVVGLTGMGGGALMTPALIFLGVGNASAVVTADLTAAAVSRSAGAVTHARQGSPNMTLAKWLIIGSVPMALLGPWIVHRVAGGSPASVERLLMECIGFALLFAATTYALRLYVNLRRNRADRPRADPDPRIRPLVTLGVGALGGLLVGITSVGAGSVIMIALLMLYPGLSPIRLVGTDLVQAVPLVLAAALSNIIINGLDWHILIPLVVGSTPGTVLGARLAPRVPQSFIRRGIVVVLTMSGVALLDKSGWAPLGAGKDDTHTMVVAGVGVAMLVLVPLVWGVIRRTEGLPMFGAPTVAQLEGQQGAPSPATAPGVQTAGTPAVDGGDAPAH; encoded by the coding sequence ATGGGTGACTGGCTCACCTCCGACTTCTTCTCCATCATCGGCGCCGGCTTCCTGGTCGGCATCGTCGTCGGCCTGACCGGGATGGGGGGCGGTGCCCTGATGACGCCTGCCCTGATCTTCCTCGGCGTCGGCAACGCCTCCGCCGTGGTCACCGCGGACCTGACGGCGGCCGCCGTGTCGAGGAGTGCCGGCGCGGTGACCCACGCGCGTCAGGGATCACCCAACATGACGCTCGCCAAGTGGCTCATCATCGGTTCGGTGCCGATGGCCCTGCTCGGGCCCTGGATCGTCCATCGAGTCGCGGGCGGGAGCCCCGCCTCGGTCGAGCGCCTGCTCATGGAGTGCATCGGCTTCGCTCTGCTGTTCGCAGCCACGACATACGCCCTCCGGCTCTACGTGAACCTCCGGCGCAACCGCGCCGACCGCCCGCGCGCGGACCCCGACCCTCGGATCCGACCGCTGGTCACGCTCGGGGTCGGCGCCCTCGGCGGACTGCTGGTCGGGATCACGAGTGTCGGCGCCGGGTCGGTGATCATGATCGCGCTGCTGATGCTCTACCCCGGGCTCTCGCCGATCCGGCTGGTCGGCACCGACCTGGTGCAGGCCGTTCCGCTCGTCCTGGCCGCCGCGCTCTCCAACATCATCATCAACGGGCTCGACTGGCACATCCTGATCCCGCTGGTGGTCGGGTCCACGCCCGGCACCGTGCTGGGGGCGCGCCTGGCGCCACGCGTCCCGCAGTCCTTCATCCGGCGCGGCATCGTCGTGGTGCTGACGATGTCGGGGGTGGCCCTGCTCGACAAGTCCGGCTGGGCTCCGCTGGGCGCGGGCAAGGACGACACACACACGATGGTCGTGGCCGGGGTGGGCGTGGCGATGCTCGTGCTCGTCCCGCTGGTCTGGGGTGTGATCCGGCGGACCGAGGGCCTGCCGATGTTCGGCGCACCGACCGTGGCCCAGCTCGAGGGCCAGCAGGGCGCCCCGAGCCCAGCCACAGCGCCGGGCGTCCAGACCGCCGGCACGCCGGCGGTCGACGGCGGCGACGCACCGGCCCACTAG